TTGCTGTAGTGAGTTTAGTGAGGTTTTGGGAACCACCATTGTCCATATTGTCTGGTGGTGTAAAGCTGAAGTTCTGTCCTTCATATTCCCCCTGGTTTTCCATTTCTGGTAGAACttctgaaaaatacagaaattatagaaattattcatttctagaagcctctttcttctttccactATGTAGGCTCACCATACTGAACACAACAACATTGCCTATTAGGGCTGTCCATAGATATGAGTTATTGTTCATTCCATTGTGACTGTGCTacaaaatgtttgacatttggacacactttcccatGAGAAAATGTGTCCAAACACTTGACTGGTAGTCTATGGTTACACTTGCTAAAAGTTACAGCCCCTGgaaatttctcttcagttttaaatatttacagtttaaaaCGCAAGAATCACAGCTAAAGTTGTGGGGAAAAAGGAGTTTAACCCTCAGAAACTCTGCTTCATCAGAACTGCATGGGATATTTAATGAAAGGTAACTGATGGTGTCCTGGCAACATAAGCAGGTCCTGTTAACTGTCTAAAATATCCAAAAATGATACTAAACTCTAATTTTAAAAGAcagctgtgtgttcatgtaGGAACCAATCAAATATAGCGAGGAGATAACTAAGCTTTCAGAGCCTGTCAAGACATACCTGCATCACTCATTATCTGCCAAATACACTTTTTATGAatataaacatgacaaaatggTGTATTATAAAACACTGCTTAAAAATTTGTATGACAATTAAACATTACAATTATTGTTATATACTAAAATTTGTGGGAATGCAAATATGGTGTTGACGGTGGCTTCAAACTTGTTGGACTGGGCCTGGGTCGGTGGTTTATGATCACAAATGTGAATTGTGGGTTGTTGAGAGAAAATGTGCAATATTGTGcaaagggcaaaaaaaaaaaaaaggttggaCAGGGCTACCTTTGCTAgttaataaatcaaatatataaatatatatatatatatacatatacacacacacatatgtgtgtgtgtgtgcgtgcaggcACCTTGTCCTTCTGGTGAAACGTCCATTCCATGCTTGACCTTCATGTGCCTGCTGAGGTTGCCCTTCAGGTTGAACTTACTGGTGCAGTAAGGACACTTGAAGGGCTTACTGCCAGCGTGGAGGTGCATGTGGCCCAGCAAGTTGTACATTCTGTTGAAAGACTTGCCACATACCTGAAAACAACAATGTACACAACAATCACATTTATGAGCACAGACATAAACGGAAAATGCATCAAACTACAAACTAGTTAGGTGGTACAGCAGTAGTAGTTAATGAAAACATCCTGCCTGATGAAAGTTTCTTTAAGCCTCTGGGATTTTCTTTAACtataagaaaatgattttcatcacaggaagaaaaaaaaaaaaaaaaaaaaaaaaaaaaaaaacacacacactgagctgcttCCCATCAGCACATTTTCTCACTTGTCCTCTTCAGATAATCCTGTTATATTAAATTGAGCTGCACTTAAAATGCGTCCTCACTCTCATTTCACACCAAAATTAATGAGAAAATCTTACATACACGGAGgacatgatctttttttttttttttttttttttaaattcaagtaCTTGCCTTGCATTTGAATGGCTTGACAGGCAGATGGACAATCATGTGGGTCTTGAGGGTCTGTTTCTGGATGAAGCTCTTGAAGCAGACATGACACTGGAAGGGTCTGACGCTGTTGTGGATGAGCATATGCCTCTTCAGGTTGGCAGACAGGGTGAACTCCCGGGAACAGACGTCACACTTGTGTCCTTTCATCCCCTGAAGATTCCAAACAGAAGCAAAGGGTTAATCATTCAAATATAGCAACTTGTACTTTTCCTTGTCACACGGTTTACTAAAAGTGTGACAgaaataaatttatttattcacaggTTTCAAGCTGTGACGGGGAGTTGCAGGAGATTTGAAGTGAGGGTGTGGAGGGAGAGACAGGCAAAATACTGTGTGAGATGAACGCAACAGGTATGTGCTGATGTTCTCAACATTATCAGGAGTTGCAGCAGCGACAGTGGCAAATAGTGTCAAAAATCTCACTTCTCTGAGTCATAGCTCAAatctaaacacacagacatgataaatataattttagatTCAATATGACTCGCACATTGCAAGAATGTCATGTTAATCTAATGCAGCTTTTCAGCTGTTATCATGCCATGTAAATgcaatgtaaaaacaacatgctATGATGTCAAAGAAACATTTTCCCTGGATGTCAGTGACGGTTGTTTAAATCGTTTTAACTTAATGATATTCCCATCCTTCCTGTGCTCATTTCTTTGGCCATATCAAAACCCATGGCAGCCATTTTATGCGTAGGAGATCACTACACTACAACAGCAAAGGTCGTTTTTACCCATCCTTATTTTGCTCACATGGTTTTCGTAACCACATGCCACAGGAAATGCATAATCGTGGAGAAGCAGGTCACAGGAGCAGACAATTCACAACATCTACAGCCTTGAGACTTGTTTTAATGAATGTGCTGCTGCACCATACACTCCACTCTGCAGTCAGTGTCAGCAGACAAACAAAAGTGTGGCTGGATAAGTCAATTCAGGGTTATTAAGAAGAACAAATATGTATTACAGGTCACTAGTGGGTTGAGATACAGTGTTTGTATAAGCAGACAAATCTGGCAGACTGTCAGTCCACCCACTGTCTGCACAACAAACGGACAACAAATGGACTGTGGTACTGTTGTCCACCAGGGGGAGCAGTGAACAGACGGCAGGCTCGACCACAGGCCACAAAAGAGAACATTCTCTCCATATATGGCATGTGCACCTCATTTCGATGATCAGTGTGTCCGGATTTTTGTTCCcctgaaaataatcaaattcgGATAAACCCCTGggaattttgtattttgttatgGTGTGTGATTTTAATTAGAAACTAGATAAAAATCATCTGCTCTATCAACATCTATCTAGTAAAAGTCTGGTCAATTTCAAGAATTACCTCACTGAACAGTGCGTAAAATCTGAGGAAAAGATAGATAGCCCTATGGTTATGTTAAATGAAGTGCGTTCTCTCCTTACCTGTGAACAATTtattgcatgtactgtatgtagaaCAGGCAGGAGCACAGGGCAATCACAGACATAATTAGAACATGAAGGTGCCTCATATTGTGGACATACAGGATCAAATCCTTATAATGGAATCTAGCACTGAACAGATCTATTCTGATTCTTATTAATTAATACATAATTATATGGGTTTAGAAGAGTTTATTGCAGTTAGCAGGAAAACGAAGACTTTTCTTGGATCTTGTAACAGATCGTTGCTGGTGTGTTAACATCAACAAACCTTGTTCAAGCCAAGCTAGAAAATTCAATTTAGTTACAGGAGATGCATCTTGGAGCTTGCTCAGTTGAACAGTGAAATTATGATTAACTGTACTCAGGGAGACAGCATGAAAAAATTGGCAGAATTACTGATCCAGACCTGTTCGCACCAGGAAAATAACATGTAGTCAAGTCTGTCCTTATTACACTGATGATCCAGTAGCTTCTTTCATTTGACTTTATCATTTAGTCTATCTAACATTTTCTGCTTATACATGTTTGCTTTCTTACTTCACAAATCACAACGTTtaagtaacaaaaacaaaaatctgggATAAAGACAGAAGTATGCAGGATATTTGTCTGCCGGACTAAGTGCTCTTACCTGTCTACTTCTCCTAGATGTCAGTGAGTAAAGGATAAAAGAGACAACAGAGGTGTGGCAGCCTCTCTTTGGTGATCCAATAGTGCCTCAATTTTAGGTGTCTGCTTTTTATCTCCATTAACATTTTCTTATACATATCAACAGATACTCCCTTAAAGAGTCTAGTGATCCCTACACATAATATTTAGAGTGTGTCTGTAACTAGAGCAGTCAAGATGTCTGAGACAGTACCttatgagtgagtgagtgctgACGCAGGTGGTGGAGCTGCACAAACTCCAGACCGCACTGGGAGCAGGTGTAAGGCCTCGGGCTCTGGTGCTTCAGGAGGTGGTTCTGGAGCTGGCTACGGTAggcaaatgacttgttgcactCGGTGCACTGGAAGGTATGGGGCCCTTGATGGCTGGTCTGGTGGCGTTTGAGGTGGGCGTAGGTGGGGAACTCCATACCGCACTGCGAGCACACATGGCAGCGACCGCGTTCGTGCTTTACTTCATGCGCTCGTAGCTCGCTAGGATAGGCAAAGCCACGGCGGCAGAAGCGGCAGCTGTAGGGCTTGACGTCCGTGTGTTGCAGCATGTGTCGCTTCAGGTGGCTGGTTTGGGTAAAGCCTTTTTTGCACACTGTGCACTTATGGGGCCGCGTACCTTGATGGGTCAGCAGGTGAGTCTGGAGATGACTGGGCTGCTTGAAGAGCTTCCCGCAATGTGGACAGGCATGTGGTTTGATGCCATTGTGGCCTAGGATGTGTGTGACCAGGTTGTATTTCGAAGTGTACGATTTTTCACACATGCGGCACTTCCAGCGCTTCAAACCATCTCCCACATCTACGCAGTACGATTCATCGATCTGGATGTTGATATCTAGCCGGTCTACTCTGCGGCCACCATGCCGGCGAGGGGGTTGGGGGTGAGGAGGCTGCTGGTGCTGGCCTCCACCACTCCCGTCTGTCCACATCATGCTCTGGCTACCATCTTCATACTCGCCCCCCATGCCCATTTCCCCTGAATCATAACTGCCCACTTCACTGGTCTGGAAGTAGCTGCTGATGGCTTCCTCCTGCTGTGTGGGTTTCATCATGTTCCCCTGGTGTTCAacctcttcttcatcctctcgGCCGCCTCGACCATGGCCCCCCATAGGTCGCTGGGCCTGCAGTCCTCTGTGGCCCTGCTCCCCTCCTCTGTGGATCTGGCTGGGAGGAGGGTGCACATGTGTGTTAGCTTGCTGCTGGCTGGTTGCTTCCCGCTCACACTCTGCACAGTTCTTGTTGGGCCCTCTGAGGGTAGCAGGATCTACTTGTACTAAACCACCTCTGGGAGCCATATTATTAAGCATGTGGACACAGGAGGACATTGCAGAGTTCACCACTTCCCCTTTAACGTGGGAAGAGGACACATCACTGCCTTGAAGACTGTGACGATCGGGGACGACCATTTTCCCGTCCGGATGTTGCGGTGGCCCGTGCTGCCACCTCCTCTGACTACAGCTGGGTTGCATCTGACCGTCTTCTCCCAAGTTGTCTCCCAGGTAATCACCGTTGGCTCCGATAAGCTGGTCTGCGTACTCGTA
The Mastacembelus armatus chromosome 3, fMasArm1.2, whole genome shotgun sequence DNA segment above includes these coding regions:
- the znf710b gene encoding zinc finger protein 710 isoform X1, producing MRSLKHLKPHSRRSVEEASRRLGRCEPKVMARLSDIGTQTDPVVVLSLAQAAVLGLISQNEVFGATIAPNGFYTGEPKESPAPPVDGVDYEYADQLIGANGDYLGDNLGEDGQMQPSCSQRRWQHGPPQHPDGKMVVPDRHSLQGSDVSSSHVKGEVVNSAMSSCVHMLNNMAPRGGLVQVDPATLRGPNKNCAECEREATSQQQANTHVHPPPSQIHRGGEQGHRGLQAQRPMGGHGRGGREDEEEVEHQGNMMKPTQQEEAISSYFQTSEVGSYDSGEMGMGGEYEDGSQSMMWTDGSGGGQHQQPPHPQPPRRHGGRRVDRLDINIQIDESYCVDVGDGLKRWKCRMCEKSYTSKYNLVTHILGHNGIKPHACPHCGKLFKQPSHLQTHLLTHQGTRPHKCTVCKKGFTQTSHLKRHMLQHTDVKPYSCRFCRRGFAYPSELRAHEVKHERGRCHVCSQCGMEFPTYAHLKRHQTSHQGPHTFQCTECNKSFAYRSQLQNHLLKHQSPRPYTCSQCGLEFVQLHHLRQHSLTHKGMKGHKCDVCSREFTLSANLKRHMLIHNSVRPFQCHVCFKSFIQKQTLKTHMIVHLPVKPFKCKVCGKSFNRMYNLLGHMHLHAGSKPFKCPYCTSKFNLKGNLSRHMKVKHGMDVSPEGQEVLPEMENQGEYEGQNFSFTPPDNMDNGGSQNLTKLTTANMEDMEEYYNFGKDTGSYTTP
- the znf710b gene encoding zinc finger protein 710 isoform X2 gives rise to the protein MARLSDIGTQTDPVVVLSLAQAAVLGLISQNEVFGATIAPNGFYTGEPKESPAPPVDGVDYEYADQLIGANGDYLGDNLGEDGQMQPSCSQRRWQHGPPQHPDGKMVVPDRHSLQGSDVSSSHVKGEVVNSAMSSCVHMLNNMAPRGGLVQVDPATLRGPNKNCAECEREATSQQQANTHVHPPPSQIHRGGEQGHRGLQAQRPMGGHGRGGREDEEEVEHQGNMMKPTQQEEAISSYFQTSEVGSYDSGEMGMGGEYEDGSQSMMWTDGSGGGQHQQPPHPQPPRRHGGRRVDRLDINIQIDESYCVDVGDGLKRWKCRMCEKSYTSKYNLVTHILGHNGIKPHACPHCGKLFKQPSHLQTHLLTHQGTRPHKCTVCKKGFTQTSHLKRHMLQHTDVKPYSCRFCRRGFAYPSELRAHEVKHERGRCHVCSQCGMEFPTYAHLKRHQTSHQGPHTFQCTECNKSFAYRSQLQNHLLKHQSPRPYTCSQCGLEFVQLHHLRQHSLTHKGMKGHKCDVCSREFTLSANLKRHMLIHNSVRPFQCHVCFKSFIQKQTLKTHMIVHLPVKPFKCKVCGKSFNRMYNLLGHMHLHAGSKPFKCPYCTSKFNLKGNLSRHMKVKHGMDVSPEGQEVLPEMENQGEYEGQNFSFTPPDNMDNGGSQNLTKLTTANMEDMEEYYNFGKDTGSYTTP